The segment AGATCCTTTACTGTTGTCAAACTGTTTAATAAAATGACTGTGTGAAAGTTGTGGCAGAAAGACTCCTTTTTTGTAATCTATGTTGTTGAGATCCTTTACTGTTGTCAAACTGTTTAATAAAATGACTGTGTGAAAGTTGTGGCAGAAAGACTCCTTTTTTGTAATCTATGTTGTTGAGATCCTTTACTGTTGTCAAACTGTTTAATAAAATGACTGTGTGAAAGTTGTGGCAGAAAGACTCCTTTTTTGTAATCTATGTTGTTGAGATCCTTTACTGTTGTCAAACTGTTTAATAAAATGACTGTGTGAAAGTTGTGGCAGAAAGACTCCTTTTTTGTAATCTATGTTGTTGAGATCCTTTACTGTTGTCAAACTGTTTAATAAAATGACTGTGTGAAAGTTGTGGCAGAAAGACTCcttttttgttatatatgttgTTGAGATCCTTTACTGTTGTCAAACTGTTGATAAAATGTTTGTGTGAAATCATCGTTATAAGCCAATGACAACCacccccaaaagctagctcccACAAAAACAACTGAGTCTTAGGCTTAAAAACATGCCCCAGCAAGTATTTCGTATCACGATGATAGCATAATCTTTTAGCTCTTTTCTCACTTAATTCAGTTGGGGTTAAAATTCTTCTTCATCCAACACAGTTGTATTGGCTTTAGATAGATGTGTGACAAGTGTGATACTGGTTTTGGAAGTGGTATAATATGAtgaatttgggtttgggttacTGAAAGTGGCTAGGATATTGGTGTGGGAACTTTTCATTGTCTTGGCTTGTTTAGCCTAGGTGAGTGGTATGCTTGTGGTAAAGAGAATAGAGTCGTTTGGTATGAGGGATAAGGGACAATAATCCCAGGATAAAATGCAGGACTATTTTATCCTGTGTTTAGTTAGTGGTATTAGTTACAACCGGAATTatttatccccccccccccttttatatcatagtgatgggataagttatctCATATATAGTGGAATAACTAATCCCAGGCTCGactataaaatagaaaatgcaTATATAATAACTATTCTTAGTCAGCACAATTGTATCAGTTGCAGGAGAAAGATTCCTTTTTTTAATCCAAGTACTTGAGATTCTTTACTGTCGCCCAACTGTTTGATAAAATGTCTGTCTGAAAATTGCATCAGAAAGACTCCATTTCGTTATCCAAGTACCTGAGATCCTTTCCTGTCGCCCAACTGTTTCATAAAATGTATGTGTGAAAGTTGCTGCAGAAAGACTCTTTTTTGTTATCCAAGTACCTGAGAGCCTTATTGTCACCCAACTGTTTGATAAAATGTCTGTGGAAGTTGGGGCAGAAAGActcctttttgttatttaagttCTTGAGATCCTTACTGTCGCCCCAATATTGATTATGTATGTGCGGAAGTTAAGGCAAAAAGActccttttgtttttttgtcaTCCAAGTACTTGGGATCCTTACAGTCGCCCAACTGGGTGATAAATATGTGTTGTTGCTGCAGAAAGACTCCTTTCTTTTTGCAGCCTGATCAGCATTTATCTCTCACAACTGATAATATTAGTACTATGAACTGAGCTTTGTTTCAGGGCAAGTGATAACAGTCTGTACTTAAGCTTCTAATAGTAATGAAGgtgttgtgtgtgtgtgtgtgactTGATGTTATTTCAGAATTTAGAATCAGTGAGGTTCAGAATgagaatatatttatttatacacacatacatatacagACATTTCTGGTGCAAAGTCAAATATTGTTTCGTTTAGCCACACAATTCTTTGTATTGGTCATGAATTTTTCTATATGTTTTTTGAAGAGAAGTTTGAGGTTGTTCCAACTTGTTATAGGATTAGATGATAATAGTTATAATGGtcaattttctctctctaatatGTTGTATCTTGTAGGGTTTAAgactcttatttatttatttcagaatttcaagattttcagaGCAAAAAGCTGCGAACTCTTTCGGTGGTTAAATACTGTAATGGTAAGGTTTCCACTTACTACTTTCAGGAATGTGAATAGGAAAAGGAATTTAAGGGTGTTTTTGGTATGAAGGATAGAAGTTATCTTGAGTTATGCAAAGCGGTTTCTCAAAAATTTGGGTCGAAGTCGGTTTTTCCTTTATCAGTATCCAAACTCCAACAACACATCACTCACTTCACTATTATCAACCTTTAATATTGTCAGAACACAATATTTATACTTTATCCTACAATTTATATGACTGCGGGTTGTTCCAACTTTCTATGTCCTTCCAAACacttgaaaatgattttaaaaaaattcttcaaatgTAAAATATCTTCGAGGATAATTTTCTTGAACATTATCCTTCATAACGGCCACGCCTATAGTTAGGAGAGTTAGTTTTGAAATTCCAATAAGGGAATTAAACCAGTCTGAAATATCAGAACGCATAGTTGATTGTCTTGCATATTCCTGATATTTCAATTAGATGTGTAGTATACTCACTCTTTAATCAGGTCTTAAAAAGTTCTAGTTGTCCTTTctgtaattttatttcttttgttttccagTTAACATCAGATTGGTGTAAGTTGCCAGTGGAACTTTTGGGGTTAATTGCTAGTCGGCTGCATTTTGCTGAAGACTGGGTACGCTTTGGTGCAGTCTGTAAGTCATGGAGAATTTGTGTAAAACAAAATGGCAATTCTTCATGCTCATTCCTTCCTTGGCTGATGCTTCCTCAGAGGAAAAGGTTGCGCAGATTTTATAGTCCTTTCAACTGTAAGAGTTATGATATATGTTTGCCAGATGTTCTAGATAAACGATGTTGGGGTTCTTCTCATGGTTGGTTGGTCACTCTAGGTGCCAATTTTGAGATGCACTTGCTGAATCCATTATCAGGGGGGAAAATCTCACTCCCGCCACTGCATAAATGCCCTAATTTGAATCTAATCTGTACAGGAAAGAGCTTTCGCGACTCCTTTGTTTACAAAGTTATCTTGTCTGCTAGTCCGTCTTCATCAGATTGTGTTATTTTTGCCATCTATTCTGATAATTGGAAGATGGCATTTACAAAGCCAGGTGATGTTGCTTGGATTCCTTTGAGTTGCATCCATGGCCACGTTGATGATGCCATGTGTCACGATGGGAAGTTTTATGCCATCGACACTTTTGGTGAAATTCTGATATGGGACTTAACCGGCTCTTTGTTGAAGAGAATAGCCTTCCCAGCATCTCGCGATTTGGATAACTTGGTGTATGCTACTACATATCTTGTCGAGGTAAATGGTCAAATATATGCCATAATGAGGCTTTTGTTTGATACAAGAATCATCGATACTCCTTGTCTAAACACTTGGTGTTTCAAAATTTACAAGTTGGATATCTGCAACGAGAAGTGTGAAGAAGTGAAATCGTTGGGTGATTGGTCTATTTTTGTAGGAAACAATCATTCCTTCTCAATCCCATCCTCTACATACCCAGAATGTGAGAGCAACTGCATATACTTCACAGATGACTTCTCTGGAGTCCATTACAGTGCAGTACATGGCTACGATATGGGTATTTACCGCGTTCAGAGTCTCAGGGTACAACCTCTTCTTCAGCAAGATGTATCCGACTCTGCATTCTCGCTGCCACTGTGGAtaataccatgtttgtcatAAGGTATTTTTCAGTAGAGTGAGACGATAATCATGTACTCGATTTTCTGTTAAATCATGAGATATTTCACTAAGCTATATTGCTTTTAGCAATATGTAGTTTACAgtataaaaaaatgtttgttatgttttgaatTTGGACCTGTTGCTTTTTTGTCAATGGAGAACTACAGAATGACCATATTTTGGTAGCGCAGTAAAACGTATCCGCACCGAGTGTTTACACCAAGCCAATATATGCATGTCATTTTGAGTTCATTTTACTTCATTAGATCACGTAATAATGAAAATAGCGTTGGTTTGATGTAAACACCCGGTGCGGGTAAGTTTTTTCTTTGGTAGCCTGCTATgcaattcaattattatttttggccTCCAAAAACTTACCATTGTTATACCACATTCCCAAATTCCGTCTTTCTTTCGGGGAATATTTTTATCGTTTCAGAGCAATTAGAAAGAGATTCTTTAATCAGAAACGCAAAACAAGTATTTTCGATGGAtatagtttgaaaatttaaaaatgattcCGAATCGaaatttttagttaaaaaatatGAGCATTAGAATATCATTATGGTTTAAAGAATAACGAAATATGGTGCTATAAACTATAATGGTATAAATCAAAACCAAATTAATTAAGGTTAGATTTTGATATAACATTTGAAATTGAAGCATACATGTAGGGTTTACATTTTATATagtttatttagttattaaggaataaaataataaaatacttaatcaaataaagaaaaaaaattaacttatttagtTCTCATTATcatttaagtcaaaaaaatacttaataaatcaataaaacatataaatttacTTCTATCAAGAAAAAATCATCGAAGAGCGCTATGAAATTTGCTCCAAAGAAGCCTCACTTCTTTAAACCTATTTTGCCAAATTTCAAGCATGGAATtgtgagttttttttattatgtttttttgttattatcGAAAATAATATCTGTATCTCCGCGGAATAGCGCGAAAGTCTTttatatgttgttattattataacaaaaaaaaaagtattgatTTCTTAGATATTTGAGTTCACCTTAATTGTCGAAAAAAATTGGAATCAAGAAAAAATTCGACCTTTCTTGGATAATAATTGTTAATTGAGTTACCATACGAGAAATTATCGAATAATtttgtttaagtttttttaatggCTGGGAATTTTGGAATAAaggattaatttttaatatttttggaaaatctaTTCTTGAGTTGGTAAGGGTGTATGTAAAATTCGTTAAAAAGAGTAGATTTTGCTCAAACAGTATATTTGTATACTAAATTTAGAATATGGTTATTAGTACTACTTGAACTCGTTGTTTTAAATTCAATACTCGTAAAGTTGAAATCTTGACTCTAGTCTGAATTTTGAACCCTTAGAAATCCATTGTATATATGAGTCTTACACGTTACGAATCCCAATGCCAGAGAAATTTTTTGAATCTATTAAGgattattgatgatttttcaattgcaataatctttatatttaGTGGATTGGAGTGTTTTAAGCTAAGTTGCTCGAACTCTCCAAAAAATGTTGTTGCAGCCATGTCGGATCCTCCTAAAATGCGCTTATTTTTGAAGGATCTGACACGTACCTGATGACACTTTTtcaagagtccgagcaacataggttTTTAAGTACTTATAGAACGATATATATCTTGCAGAAAATACCTGTAGCTTTTTGCAAGCATTTGAAAGGATGTAATCAAGAACATGCAATATTGAGAAAGTCTGGTAAGAAGTGGCAGGTAAAAGTGAACGGACGATTATTAGATGAGGGTTGGGCTATATTCGCAAAAGAAAACGATTTACAGTTGGGAGATTGCTTGATATTCAGACATGAAGGAGATTTCGAGTTTGAAGTTTCCATCTTTGATTCAAATCACTTTGAGAGAGTATACGAACAGACTCCGAAAGGAGGAGAGGAAATCAATCATACCTGCAAGAAAATTATATCACAAGGTTTGGTATTTGTTCTCTGTTTCAGCTCTCTTGTGTgtgttttttatttcaattatacaTCGAAAAATTTTGAACTACTTCAAATCGTTCATAAGTCCATGTCATTGATCGCGTCTTCCCTTTCATGTCTGTGATCTGAACATTCATTTGCCTCTCTATATATATGAATCATATTCGCCTTGTTGACTTTGAGTAAGTATTTCCGATCATAATGGTCCTACGTGGGTGAAATCGTATGTCCTCTTGAATGAGCTTGACAATTCCACTTCGAATTTTGTATATAGCATGAGAGCACTTGTTTGATGCTGTGTAGTTATGTAGTTAGACGTGAGGTATCTATATATATCTCATTTTTCCTGAATATTTCTCGAGAGTTAATAGTTTTCTCACCTATTTTCCTTTTGTGACGGTGGTGTTCAGGCCCTGTTATTCCGCACCTCAACTATTTCACTAGATACCAAGTAACTCTGCTCATCAAGACTTAGGTAAATGGGAAAAAAATCATGActagtttctttcttttttgcgTTCAACCGGGATTTGAACCTAAGCTCATCCTGCTTCATTGGCCACTAAGCTACATCCTTTGGTACATAGACTCGGATAATAGGCTAGACGTTAATACAGTCTTTACAAGGTTTCCTGTCGAGAAGTAGTTTTACTATGCTGTACATAGCAGGAAAGATTGCCTACGACAAATGTTTGATCATGTTAAACTATTCATAACTCTTCTTTGTCATATcgtttatatgtatttttttgttattactGGCAAAAACAACTGAAAAGACAAAGCTCAACGTCAAGTCGAATGAGATTATCCCCAAAGTAGAAGCTGCAGAGAACATGCCTCTCGATCGCCCTCATTTCATTTTTACTGTCACACCTTATTGCCTTACAAGGGACCATGTAGTAAGTTTCGAAACTAAATTCTACTAAGTAAAAGGGAAAAAACGAAAATCATTATGTTATGAACTACTGTTTTTGTGCTATTGGTTTGAAAACTGTTTCAGCAACTTCCTGTCCAATTTGCACGGGATAACAGTCTCATGAATAGGAGATGTACTATAACGATAAGGGATGAGCAAAGGTCTTTGACATTTGCACTGTATTCGTCTGGTGCGCACACCTACA is part of the Solanum pennellii chromosome 8, SPENNV200 genome and harbors:
- the LOC107027148 gene encoding putative F-box protein At3g25750 isoform X1 — protein: MLTSDWCKLPVELLGLIASRLHFAEDWVRFGAVCKSWRICVKQNGNSSCSFLPWLMLPQRKRLRRFYSPFNCKSYDICLPDVLDKRCWGSSHGWLVTLGANFEMHLLNPLSGGKISLPPLHKCPNLNLICTGKSFRDSFVYKVILSASPSSSDCVIFAIYSDNWKMAFTKPGDVAWIPLSCIHGHVDDAMCHDGKFYAIDTFGEILIWDLTGSLLKRIAFPASRDLDNLVYATTYLVEVNGQIYAIMRLLFDTRIIDTPCLNTWCFKIYKLDICNEKCEEVKSLGDWSIFVGNNHSFSIPSSTYPECESNCIYFTDDFSGVHYSAVHGYDMGIYRVQSLRVQPLLQQDVSDSAFSLPLWIIPCLS
- the LOC107027148 gene encoding putative F-box protein At5g55150 isoform X2, encoding MLTSDWCKLPVELLGLIASRLHFAEDWVRFGAVCKSWRICVKQNGNSSCSFLPWLMLPQRKRLRRFYSPFNCKSYDICLPDVLDKRCWGSSHGWLVTLGANFEMHLLNPLSGGKISLPPLHKCPNLNLICTGKSFRDSFVYKVILSASPSSSDCVIFAIYSDNWKMAFTKPGDVAWIPLSCIHGHVDDAMCHDGKFYAIDTFGEILIWDLTGSLLKRIAFPASRDLDNLVYATTYLVEETIIPSQSHPLHTQNVRATAYTSQMTSLESITVQYMATIWVFTAFRVSGYNLFFSKMYPTLHSRCHCG